In one window of Nocardia brasiliensis DNA:
- a CDS encoding oxidoreductase, whose product MTDPLQPLVDLPGVRAAADRARDALAAVHRHKANRRGWPTTAAEAAVRAARSSAAIDGGSTELPADGNVADPILAGSLRVGQALDGDALRNLVGTWQRAPLQALARLHLLAAADLVTEEELLGRPRADAGVAERLDLLAQTVIGSRAPAPVLAAVVHGELLALRPFGTADGVVARAASRLVAVSSGLDPHSLGVPEVFWLRRRSAYLDAAAGFGTGTAEAVGSWVILCCGALEDGAREATSIADSAG is encoded by the coding sequence GTGACCGATCCGCTTCAGCCCCTCGTCGATCTGCCCGGTGTGCGTGCCGCCGCCGACCGCGCGCGAGACGCGCTCGCCGCAGTGCACCGGCACAAGGCGAATCGACGCGGCTGGCCGACCACCGCCGCCGAGGCCGCGGTCCGGGCGGCCCGATCCTCTGCCGCCATCGACGGCGGCAGCACCGAACTCCCCGCGGACGGCAACGTCGCCGATCCCATCCTCGCGGGCTCGCTGCGCGTCGGTCAGGCGTTGGACGGCGACGCGTTGCGCAACCTCGTCGGCACCTGGCAACGCGCGCCACTGCAGGCCCTGGCCCGACTGCACCTGCTCGCCGCTGCCGACCTGGTCACCGAGGAAGAACTGCTCGGCAGGCCGCGCGCCGACGCGGGCGTCGCCGAGCGCCTCGACCTGCTCGCCCAGACCGTCATCGGTTCCCGCGCCCCCGCGCCGGTGCTCGCCGCCGTGGTGCACGGCGAACTTCTCGCCCTGCGACCGTTCGGCACCGCCGACGGCGTGGTCGCGCGCGCCGCCTCCCGGCTCGTCGCCGTGTCCAGTGGCCTGGACCCGCACAGTCTCGGCGTGCCGGAGGTTTTCTGGCTGCGCCGCCGCTCCGCCTACCTCGACGCGGCCGCCGGTTTCGGTACCGGCACCGCCGAAGCCGTCGGTAGCTGGGTCATTCTCTGCTGCGGGGCACTGGAAGACGGTGCTCGCGAAGCGACGTCGATCGCCGACTCCGCCGGCTAG
- a CDS encoding HAD family hydrolase: protein MDLPHANGRVAAFFDLDKTVIAKSSTFVFSKPFYAQGLLNRRDVLESSYAHFLFMLSGADHDQMERMRAHLTNMCAGWDVEQVKTIVAETLHELVDPLIYAEAADLIADHKIRGHDVVIVSASGEEIVGPIAEVLGASHTAATRMVVADGKYTGEVEFYCYGEGKVAAIEKLAASEGYDLARCYAYSDSITDLPLLDAVGHPTAVNPDRNLRREAVAKGWPILTFSNPVSLWARFQAPSSTTLAATAAVGLSALVAGAISYRLLRKRR from the coding sequence GTGGACTTACCCCACGCGAACGGACGCGTCGCCGCCTTCTTCGATCTCGACAAGACTGTCATCGCGAAGTCGAGCACGTTCGTCTTCAGCAAGCCTTTCTACGCACAGGGTCTGTTGAATCGCCGCGACGTGCTCGAAAGCAGCTACGCCCACTTCCTGTTCATGCTCTCCGGCGCCGACCACGACCAAATGGAGCGCATGCGCGCCCATCTGACCAACATGTGCGCGGGCTGGGATGTCGAACAGGTGAAAACCATTGTGGCCGAGACACTTCACGAGCTGGTCGACCCGCTGATCTACGCCGAGGCCGCCGATCTCATTGCCGACCACAAGATCCGGGGCCACGACGTGGTGATCGTCTCGGCGTCCGGCGAGGAGATCGTCGGACCGATCGCCGAGGTGCTCGGCGCGTCGCACACCGCGGCGACACGCATGGTGGTCGCGGACGGCAAGTACACCGGCGAGGTGGAGTTCTACTGCTACGGCGAGGGCAAGGTCGCCGCGATCGAAAAGCTCGCCGCCAGTGAGGGTTACGACCTCGCCCGGTGCTACGCGTATTCGGATTCGATCACGGATCTGCCGCTGCTCGACGCCGTCGGCCATCCCACCGCCGTCAATCCGGACCGCAACCTGCGCCGCGAGGCGGTCGCCAAGGGGTGGCCCATCCTGACGTTCTCCAACCCGGTCTCGCTGTGGGCACGCTTTCAGGCGCCGTCGTCGACCACCCTTGCGGCCACCGCGGCGGTCGGCTTGAGCGCCCTCGTCGCCGGCGCGATCAGTTACCGCCTACTGCGCAAGCGGCGCTGA
- a CDS encoding MarR family transcriptional regulator, producing the protein MTDSVRRSSESARRPTESDQRRAADAGWAAYQRMRLRVDTEIARDLERATGLSLPDYDVLAAVAEVAATAACVRVRGLAAHLRWPHSRLSRQLGRMRRRELIAREPCERDGRGDDVLLTAAGRRALAAAAPAHRASVRRRFADLLTTAQLRALVEIEESIARGPADRK; encoded by the coding sequence ATGACCGACTCTGTTCGTCGCTCGTCCGAGTCGGCACGTCGCCCGACGGAATCCGACCAGCGTCGTGCCGCCGACGCCGGGTGGGCCGCGTATCAGCGGATGCGGCTGCGGGTGGACACCGAGATCGCCCGGGATCTGGAGCGCGCCACCGGTCTTTCGCTGCCCGACTACGACGTGCTCGCCGCAGTAGCCGAGGTCGCCGCGACCGCGGCGTGCGTCCGGGTGCGCGGACTCGCTGCGCACCTGCGCTGGCCGCACAGCAGGCTGTCCCGGCAACTCGGCCGGATGCGGCGGCGCGAGCTGATCGCCCGCGAACCCTGCGAGCGCGACGGCCGCGGCGACGACGTGCTGCTCACTGCGGCTGGGCGGCGTGCCCTCGCCGCGGCCGCACCCGCACACCGTGCGTCGGTGCGGCGCCGCTTCGCCGACCTGCTGACCACCGCGCAGTTGCGGGCGCTGGTCGAGATCGAGGAGTCCATCGCCAGGGGCCCGGCCGACCGCAAGTAG
- a CDS encoding alpha/beta fold hydrolase has product MTQGNERIIEVNGIRLCTASFGDSALPPLLLIHGAAESMLAWEPGFIAGLVEGGLRVIRYDTRDSGQSTTVAAGAPDYDLRTLVADAVGLLDALGIERAHILGMSQGAATAQLIALDHPDRVRTLILAAATPGGPGHENPDLPGMTPELLAYFSTESPVPDWSDRAAVIEYLVESERPFAAASRDFDTAHRTELATHVVDRAADIAAQLTNPFLLDAGAPWRDRLGDITAPTLVLHGTEDPLFPLEHGRALAAAIPGAALLPMPETGHQVPPPWQWDAVVPAVLAHTERG; this is encoded by the coding sequence GTGACGCAGGGCAACGAGCGGATCATCGAGGTCAATGGAATCCGCCTGTGCACAGCGAGTTTCGGCGATTCGGCGTTGCCGCCGTTGCTGCTGATCCACGGCGCGGCCGAATCCATGCTCGCGTGGGAACCGGGCTTCATCGCCGGATTGGTCGAGGGCGGGCTACGGGTAATCCGTTACGACACCAGGGATTCCGGACAATCGACCACCGTCGCGGCCGGCGCTCCCGATTACGACCTGCGCACCCTGGTCGCGGACGCGGTCGGCCTGCTAGACGCGCTCGGCATCGAACGCGCGCACATCCTCGGCATGTCCCAGGGCGCCGCTACGGCCCAGCTCATCGCGCTGGACCACCCGGATCGGGTGCGCACGCTGATACTCGCCGCTGCCACCCCGGGCGGGCCCGGCCACGAGAACCCGGATCTGCCCGGGATGACTCCCGAACTGCTGGCGTACTTTTCGACCGAGAGTCCCGTGCCCGACTGGTCGGATCGCGCGGCGGTGATCGAGTACCTGGTCGAGTCCGAACGCCCGTTCGCGGCCGCGAGCCGTGACTTCGACACCGCGCACCGCACCGAGCTGGCGACCCACGTGGTCGACCGAGCCGCCGATATCGCTGCGCAGCTGACGAATCCGTTCCTGCTTGACGCGGGCGCACCGTGGCGGGACCGGCTCGGTGACATCACCGCGCCGACACTGGTATTGCACGGCACCGAGGACCCCCTGTTCCCGCTGGAGCACGGAAGGGCTTTGGCTGCCGCCATTCCCGGTGCGGCCCTGCTGCCGATGCCGGAAACCGGCCATCAGGTGCCACCTCCGTGGCAGTGGGATGCGGTCGTGCCCGCGGTGCTCGCGCACACAGAGCGCGGCTGA
- a CDS encoding ABC transporter permease, with product MAWYVVRRLLQMIPVFLGATLLIYALVFLIPGDPIAALAGDKPMTPAVEAQLRARYHLDQPFFMQYLLYLKGILTFDFGTAFSGRPVSDELARAFPITIKLAFMAVFIEAVFGVVFGLIAGLRKGKLFDSTMLVVSLMVIAVPIFVVGFLAQFLLGVKWGIAPVTVTGKASFSELLVPAFVLGSLSFAYVLRLTRNSVAENMTADFVRTATAKGLSRRRVVTVHILRNSMIPVVTFLGADLGALMGGAIVTEGIFNIPGVGGTMYQAITRGEPPTVVSFVTVLIIIFLVSNLVVDLLYAALDPRIRYA from the coding sequence ATGGCCTGGTATGTCGTGCGGCGTCTGCTCCAGATGATCCCCGTGTTCCTCGGGGCGACGCTGCTCATCTATGCCCTGGTTTTCCTCATCCCCGGTGACCCGATCGCCGCGCTCGCCGGCGACAAGCCGATGACGCCCGCGGTCGAGGCGCAGTTGCGCGCCAGGTACCACCTCGACCAACCCTTCTTCATGCAGTACCTGCTGTACCTGAAGGGCATTCTCACCTTCGACTTCGGCACTGCCTTCTCCGGCAGGCCGGTCAGCGACGAACTGGCGCGTGCCTTTCCGATCACGATCAAACTCGCCTTCATGGCCGTGTTCATCGAGGCCGTCTTCGGCGTCGTGTTCGGCCTGATCGCCGGGCTGCGCAAGGGCAAGCTGTTCGACTCGACCATGCTCGTCGTCAGCCTGATGGTCATCGCCGTGCCGATCTTCGTGGTCGGCTTCCTCGCGCAGTTCCTGCTCGGCGTGAAGTGGGGCATAGCCCCGGTGACTGTCACCGGTAAGGCGAGCTTCAGCGAACTGCTCGTCCCAGCGTTCGTGCTCGGCTCGCTGTCGTTCGCCTATGTCCTGCGGCTGACCCGGAACTCGGTGGCGGAGAACATGACCGCCGACTTCGTGCGCACCGCGACCGCCAAGGGCCTGAGCCGGCGCCGCGTCGTCACCGTGCACATCCTGCGCAACTCGATGATCCCGGTGGTCACCTTCCTCGGCGCCGATCTCGGCGCGCTGATGGGCGGCGCCATCGTCACCGAGGGCATCTTCAACATCCCCGGCGTCGGCGGCACCATGTACCAGGCGATCACCCGCGGCGAGCCGCCGACGGTCGTCTCGTTCGTGACCGTGCTGATCATCATCTTCCTGGTCTCGAACCTGGTGGTAGACCTGCTGTACGCCGCACTCGACCCGAGGATCCGCTATGCCTGA
- a CDS encoding peptide ABC transporter substrate-binding protein, which produces MALTAAALLATSLGLAACSSDDSADSSIVTTNGGEPQNPLVPTNTNENMGGRVVDRLFAGLKYYDGNGVAHDEMAEKIETTDRKTYKITIKPDWKFSDGTTVKAKSFVDAWNYGALGTNAQLQSYVFTPILGFDEVSAEQPTAQTMKGLKVVDDRTFTVELKSPSIDFETELGYAPFYPLPEAAFKDMKAFGENPIGNGPYKFAHEGAWQHNVQIDLVPNPDYKGGRMPKNKGLRFVMYQSFDTAYADLIAGNLDTLDTIPDSAITSYEKDLGDRAITKPTAQNQHIGIQSNVPHFSGEEGVLRRKALSMAINREQICQNIFHGTRLPARDFTSASLPGFDGNLPGSEFLKYNPEEAKKLWAQADAMSPWSGRYEIAYNSDGGHQAWIEAVANSIKNTLGIDAIGTPYPTFKNIRDEVNAKSINKAFRYGWQGDYPTMLQFLTSQYYSYSETNNVDWKVPEFDKLLDAALAAPTQEESYKIVAQAQTMMLSQMADIPVLDYIAAAGRSEKVKANLAWNGLFDFENIEK; this is translated from the coding sequence ATGGCGCTGACTGCGGCAGCACTACTGGCCACAAGCCTCGGACTGGCAGCTTGTTCGTCGGACGACAGTGCCGACTCGAGCATCGTCACGACCAATGGTGGTGAACCGCAGAACCCGTTGGTACCGACCAACACCAACGAGAACATGGGTGGGCGAGTCGTCGACCGGCTCTTCGCGGGTCTCAAGTACTACGACGGCAACGGCGTGGCACACGATGAGATGGCCGAGAAGATCGAGACGACCGACCGCAAGACCTACAAGATCACCATCAAGCCGGACTGGAAGTTCTCCGACGGCACCACGGTGAAGGCGAAGTCGTTCGTCGACGCGTGGAACTACGGCGCCCTCGGCACCAACGCGCAGCTGCAGAGCTACGTCTTCACGCCGATCCTCGGCTTCGACGAGGTGTCCGCCGAACAGCCGACGGCGCAGACCATGAAGGGCCTCAAGGTCGTCGATGACCGCACCTTCACCGTCGAACTGAAGTCGCCATCGATCGACTTCGAGACCGAGCTCGGCTACGCGCCGTTCTACCCGCTGCCCGAGGCGGCCTTCAAGGACATGAAGGCCTTCGGCGAGAACCCGATCGGCAACGGCCCGTACAAGTTCGCGCACGAGGGTGCGTGGCAGCACAACGTGCAGATCGACCTGGTGCCCAACCCCGACTACAAGGGCGGGCGCATGCCGAAGAACAAGGGCCTGCGCTTCGTGATGTACCAGTCCTTCGACACCGCGTACGCGGACCTGATCGCGGGCAACCTCGACACCCTCGACACGATCCCGGACAGCGCGATCACCTCCTACGAGAAGGACCTCGGCGACCGCGCGATCACCAAGCCGACCGCGCAGAACCAGCACATCGGCATTCAGTCCAACGTGCCGCACTTCAGCGGCGAAGAGGGCGTGCTGCGCCGCAAGGCGCTGTCCATGGCGATCAACCGAGAGCAGATCTGCCAGAACATCTTCCACGGCACCCGCCTGCCCGCGCGGGACTTCACCTCCGCCTCGCTGCCCGGCTTCGACGGCAACCTGCCCGGCTCGGAGTTCCTGAAGTACAACCCGGAAGAGGCCAAGAAGCTGTGGGCGCAGGCCGATGCCATGTCCCCGTGGTCGGGTCGCTACGAGATCGCCTACAACTCCGACGGCGGGCACCAGGCATGGATCGAGGCGGTCGCCAACAGCATCAAGAACACCCTGGGCATCGATGCCATCGGCACCCCGTACCCGACGTTCAAGAACATCCGTGACGAGGTCAACGCCAAGTCGATCAACAAGGCGTTCCGTTACGGCTGGCAGGGTGACTACCCGACCATGCTGCAGTTCCTGACCTCGCAGTACTACAGCTACTCCGAGACGAACAACGTCGACTGGAAGGTCCCGGAGTTCGACAAGCTGCTCGACGCCGCGCTGGCCGCGCCGACGCAGGAGGAGTCCTACAAGATCGTCGCGCAGGCGCAGACCATGATGCTCAGCCAGATGGCCGACATCCCGGTGCTGGACTACATCGCCGCCGCCGGCCGCTCCGAGAAGGTGAAGGCCAACCTCGCCTGGAACGGTCTGTTCGATTTCGAGAACATCGAGAAGTAG
- the acs gene encoding acetate--CoA ligase, with amino-acid sequence MTETADHRDSYPPAADFAAAANADAALYQRAAADRDAFWAEQADRLHWHERWNQVLDWTDAPVAKWFVGGRLNVAYNCVDRHVLAGHGDQVAIHWEGEPGDARDITYRELLAEVSRAANYLTELGLRAGDRVAIYMPMVPEAIVSMLACARLGLTHSVVFAGFSPTALRQRVDDAQARLVITTDGQWRRGKAAPLKAAVDEALDDTPSTVEHVLVVRRTGIEAPWTQGRDLWWHETVANASAEHQAQAFDAEHPLFILYTSGTTGKPKGILHTSGGYLTQTAYTHHNVFDHKAGHDVYWCTADIGWVTGHSYIVYGPLANRATQVVYEGTPNFPDEHRHWQIVEKYGVSIYYTAPTLVRTFMKWGREIPDAHDLSSLRLLGSVGEPINPEAWRWYRDTIGAGRTPIVDTWWQTETGSIMISPLPGVTAAKPGAAMAPLPGISALVVDEEGKPVQRGETEANGYLVLDQPWPSMLRGIWGDMQRYRDTYWERYAEQGWYFAGDGAKLDADGDLWVLGRVDDVMNVSGHRISTAEVESALVGHSGVAEAAVVGASDETTGQGIVAFVILTAEAKDTGSALVDELKAEVSREISPIARPREIHVVPELPKTRSGKIMRRLLRDVAEGRELGDTSTLVDPNVFEAIRASKA; translated from the coding sequence ATGACCGAAACAGCCGACCACAGGGACTCGTACCCGCCCGCCGCGGACTTCGCGGCCGCGGCGAACGCCGATGCCGCGCTGTATCAGCGGGCCGCGGCCGATCGCGACGCGTTCTGGGCCGAGCAGGCAGATCGTTTGCACTGGCACGAGCGGTGGAACCAGGTGCTGGACTGGACCGACGCGCCGGTCGCGAAGTGGTTCGTCGGCGGCAGGCTCAATGTCGCCTACAACTGCGTCGACCGGCACGTCCTCGCCGGGCACGGCGACCAGGTCGCCATCCACTGGGAGGGCGAACCCGGCGACGCCCGCGACATCACCTACCGCGAGTTGCTCGCCGAGGTGAGCCGCGCCGCGAACTATCTGACCGAACTCGGCCTGCGCGCCGGTGACCGAGTAGCGATCTACATGCCGATGGTGCCCGAAGCCATCGTCTCGATGCTGGCCTGCGCCCGGCTCGGCCTCACCCACTCGGTCGTGTTCGCCGGCTTCTCCCCCACCGCACTGCGCCAACGCGTCGACGACGCCCAAGCCCGGCTGGTCATCACCACCGACGGACAATGGCGACGCGGCAAAGCCGCGCCACTCAAAGCAGCGGTGGACGAGGCACTCGACGACACGCCCTCCACCGTGGAACACGTACTGGTGGTGCGCCGCACCGGAATCGAAGCGCCCTGGACCCAAGGCCGCGACCTGTGGTGGCACGAGACGGTGGCGAACGCGTCGGCTGAACACCAGGCACAGGCCTTCGACGCCGAACACCCACTGTTCATCCTCTACACCTCCGGCACCACCGGAAAACCCAAAGGCATCCTGCACACCAGCGGCGGCTACCTCACCCAAACCGCCTACACCCACCACAACGTCTTCGACCACAAAGCAGGACACGACGTCTACTGGTGCACCGCCGACATCGGCTGGGTCACCGGCCACAGCTACATCGTCTACGGACCACTGGCCAACCGCGCCACCCAGGTCGTCTACGAGGGCACCCCGAACTTCCCCGACGAGCACCGGCACTGGCAGATCGTCGAAAAGTACGGCGTCAGTATCTATTACACCGCGCCGACACTGGTCCGCACCTTCATGAAGTGGGGCCGCGAGATCCCCGACGCGCACGACCTGTCCTCGCTGCGGCTGCTCGGCAGCGTCGGTGAGCCGATCAACCCCGAGGCGTGGCGCTGGTACCGCGACACCATCGGCGCGGGCCGCACCCCGATCGTGGACACCTGGTGGCAGACCGAGACCGGCTCGATCATGATCTCCCCGCTGCCCGGCGTCACCGCCGCCAAGCCCGGCGCCGCGATGGCGCCGCTGCCCGGCATCTCGGCGCTGGTCGTCGACGAAGAGGGAAAACCGGTGCAGCGCGGGGAAACCGAGGCCAACGGCTACCTGGTGCTCGACCAGCCGTGGCCGTCCATGCTGCGCGGCATCTGGGGCGACATGCAGCGCTACCGGGACACCTACTGGGAGCGCTACGCCGAACAGGGCTGGTACTTCGCCGGTGACGGCGCGAAGCTCGACGCGGACGGCGACCTGTGGGTGCTCGGCCGGGTCGACGACGTGATGAACGTGTCCGGCCACCGCATCTCCACCGCCGAGGTGGAATCGGCACTGGTCGGACACTCCGGGGTCGCCGAGGCCGCGGTGGTCGGCGCCAGCGACGAGACCACCGGGCAGGGCATCGTCGCGTTCGTCATCCTGACCGCCGAGGCCAAGGACACCGGCAGCGCGCTGGTCGACGAACTGAAGGCGGAGGTGTCGCGCGAGATCAGCCCGATCGCGCGGCCGCGGGAGATCCACGTGGTGCCCGAGCTGCCCAAGACGCGCAGCGGCAAGATCATGCGGCGCCTGCTGCGCGATGTCGCGGAGGGCCGCGAACTCGGCGACACCTCGACGCTGGTCGACCCGAACGTCTTCGAGGCGATCCGGGCGAGCAAGGCGTAA
- a CDS encoding dipeptide ABC transporter ATP-binding protein, translating into MTTGPLLDIKDLNVCFTSEGKKVPAVRDVNLQVYPGQTVAIVGESGSGKSTTAHAIIDLLPGTGKVTSGSILFDGKDLAKASKKDVIAVRGNGIGLVPQDPMSNLNPVWKIGFQIRETLEANGIAKGKAAKQRAIELLEEAGMSDAGRRVNQYPHEFSGGMRQRALIAIGLACRPKLLIADEPTSALDVTVQRQILDHLDGLTAELGTAVLLITHDLGLAAERAEHLVVMYRGRVVESGPALQILREPQHLYTKRLVNSAPSLASQRLSSVKQRIEIREQAEKVAEQIAAADTEIAVASDDVVVVENLTKVFQIRGSTPWKSTDFTAVQDVSFRLRRGTTTAIVGESGSGKSTVAQMILGLLEPTSGKVVFDGQEVAKLDRKGAFAFRRRVQPIFQDPYGSLDPMYSIYRTIEEPLRTHDIGTSKEREATVRDLLDKVSLPATVMRRYPNELSGGQRQRVAVARALALSPEVVVCDEAVSALDVLVQAQILRLLNDLQAELGLSYVFITHDLAVVRQIADDVLVMQSGKVVEAASTQEVFDSPREEYTRRLLDAIPGRDLLAG; encoded by the coding sequence ATGACCACCGGACCGCTACTCGATATCAAGGATCTGAACGTCTGCTTCACCTCCGAGGGCAAGAAGGTCCCCGCGGTGCGGGACGTCAACCTGCAGGTGTATCCCGGTCAGACCGTCGCGATCGTCGGCGAGTCCGGCTCGGGCAAGTCGACCACGGCGCACGCGATCATCGATCTGCTACCCGGCACCGGCAAGGTCACCTCCGGCTCGATCCTGTTCGACGGCAAGGATCTCGCGAAGGCCTCCAAGAAGGACGTCATCGCGGTCCGCGGCAACGGCATCGGCCTGGTGCCGCAGGATCCGATGTCCAATCTGAACCCCGTCTGGAAGATCGGCTTCCAGATCCGGGAAACGTTGGAGGCCAACGGCATCGCCAAGGGCAAGGCGGCTAAGCAGCGGGCGATCGAACTGCTCGAAGAGGCGGGCATGTCCGATGCCGGTCGCCGGGTGAACCAGTACCCGCACGAGTTCTCCGGCGGTATGCGCCAGCGCGCGCTCATCGCCATCGGCCTGGCCTGCCGGCCCAAGCTGCTCATCGCCGACGAGCCCACCTCGGCGCTGGATGTCACCGTGCAACGGCAGATCCTGGACCACCTCGACGGTCTCACCGCGGAGCTGGGCACCGCCGTGCTGCTGATCACCCACGACCTCGGCCTGGCCGCCGAGCGCGCGGAACATCTGGTCGTGATGTATCGCGGCCGGGTGGTGGAATCCGGTCCGGCACTGCAGATTCTGCGGGAGCCGCAGCATCTGTACACCAAGCGGCTGGTGAACTCCGCGCCCTCGCTCGCCTCGCAGCGACTGTCGTCGGTGAAGCAGCGCATCGAGATCCGGGAGCAGGCCGAGAAGGTCGCCGAGCAGATCGCGGCGGCCGACACCGAGATCGCCGTCGCCTCCGACGACGTGGTGGTGGTCGAGAACCTCACCAAGGTCTTCCAGATTCGCGGCAGCACGCCATGGAAGTCGACGGATTTCACCGCGGTGCAGGATGTCTCGTTCCGGCTGCGGCGCGGCACCACCACCGCCATCGTCGGTGAGTCCGGCTCCGGCAAATCCACTGTCGCGCAGATGATCCTCGGCCTGCTGGAGCCGACCTCGGGCAAGGTGGTGTTCGACGGCCAGGAGGTCGCGAAGCTGGACCGCAAGGGCGCCTTCGCCTTCCGGCGTCGCGTGCAGCCGATCTTCCAGGACCCGTACGGCTCGCTCGACCCGATGTACTCGATCTACCGCACCATCGAGGAGCCGTTGCGCACGCACGACATCGGCACCTCGAAGGAGCGCGAGGCAACGGTGCGCGACCTGCTCGACAAGGTTTCGCTGCCGGCCACGGTGATGCGGCGGTACCCGAACGAGCTGTCCGGCGGTCAGCGCCAACGCGTCGCGGTCGCCCGCGCGCTTGCGCTCTCGCCCGAGGTCGTGGTCTGCGACGAGGCGGTCTCGGCACTCGACGTGCTGGTGCAGGCCCAGATCCTGCGCCTGCTGAACGACCTGCAGGCCGAGCTGGGGCTGTCCTACGTGTTCATCACCCACGATCTGGCGGTGGTCCGCCAGATCGCCGATGACGTGCTCGTCATGCAGAGCGGCAAGGTGGTCGAGGCGGCCTCCACCCAGGAGGTCTTCGACTCGCCGCGCGAGGAATACACCCGTCGGTTGCTCGACGCGATTCCCGGCCGCGATCTGCTCGCCGGCTGA
- a CDS encoding ABC transporter permease produces the protein MPDLEKGQGIDLAESAERGRQVYFVAPPDEVEVLATDMVVDGGSPTSIWYDAWRQLRRNPIFIVAALMILFILVVVIWPGLFTSQDPRYCNGDFSMDPRGPGHPFGFDKQGCDIYARTVYGARASVMAGVGSTIMFVLIGGVLGALSGFYGGFFDSIVSRVSEIFYAIPLMLAAIVIMQLLDDRTIWTVILILASFTWPQAARIARSAVIQAKNSDYVTAAKALGVSRIRTLIRHVLPNAAGPLIVVTTIWLGVFIVTEATLSYLGVGLPRTIVSWGSDISSGQKEIRTSAILFYPATALALTVLSFIMLGDAVRDALDPKARKR, from the coding sequence ATGCCTGACCTCGAAAAAGGACAAGGAATCGACCTCGCCGAGAGCGCCGAGCGGGGCAGGCAGGTCTACTTCGTCGCACCGCCGGACGAGGTCGAGGTGCTGGCCACCGACATGGTCGTCGACGGTGGCTCGCCGACCAGCATCTGGTACGACGCGTGGCGGCAGCTGCGCCGCAACCCGATCTTCATCGTCGCGGCCCTGATGATCCTGTTCATCCTGGTCGTGGTGATCTGGCCGGGCTTGTTCACCAGCCAGGACCCGCGCTACTGCAACGGTGACTTCAGCATGGACCCGCGCGGTCCAGGCCATCCGTTCGGCTTCGACAAGCAGGGCTGTGACATCTACGCCCGAACCGTCTACGGCGCACGGGCTTCGGTGATGGCCGGGGTCGGCTCCACGATCATGTTCGTGCTGATCGGTGGCGTCCTCGGCGCGCTGTCCGGGTTCTACGGCGGGTTCTTCGACTCGATCGTCTCGCGCGTCTCGGAGATCTTCTACGCGATCCCGCTGATGCTCGCCGCGATCGTGATCATGCAGCTGCTCGACGACCGGACCATCTGGACCGTGATCCTCATCCTCGCCTCGTTCACCTGGCCGCAGGCGGCCCGCATCGCCCGCAGCGCGGTGATCCAGGCGAAGAACAGCGACTACGTCACGGCGGCAAAGGCATTGGGCGTCTCGCGAATACGCACGCTGATCCGCCATGTGCTGCCGAATGCGGCGGGCCCGCTGATCGTGGTGACGACGATCTGGCTCGGCGTCTTCATCGTCACCGAGGCGACGCTGTCCTACCTCGGTGTCGGCTTGCCGCGCACCATCGTGTCCTGGGGCTCCGATATCTCCTCCGGCCAGAAGGAGATTCGCACCTCGGCGATCCTGTTCTATCCCGCAACGGCTTTGGCGCTCACGGTGCTGAGCTTCATCATGCTGGGCGACGCGGTACGCGATGCCCTCGATCCGAAGGCGAGGAAGCGATGA